In the Azospirillum humicireducens genome, CGATCGGCCGGTAGCGCTTCAAGAAAAAGCCCCCGTCCGCAAGGACGGGGGCTTTTTTGTCGTGACGGATCTCAGCCTTTCAATCGCCCCCGGCGGGGCGGTCGCCCGACCGTCCACCATGGCTCGCCTGTCCACCCTTGCGGCCGGCTTCCGCCGCCAGCGAGGGGTTCTTGGAGAAGCTGCGC is a window encoding:
- a CDS encoding general stress protein, coding for MPASSRSFSKNPSLAAEAGRKGGQASHGGRSGDRPAGGD